A single genomic interval of Aphidius gifuensis isolate YNYX2018 linkage group LG6, ASM1490517v1, whole genome shotgun sequence harbors:
- the LOC122859028 gene encoding uncharacterized protein LOC122859028 isoform X1, which produces MDHQNQTSEIGSVMSGGHTGQMAQGQDDTGPIDDGVLLARVHVPELYVSKCLQFPKDQLVWDVKQQCLASLPKEVATWYRELKESFNYGLFCPPVNGKAGKFLDEERRLGDYPFNGPVGYLELKYKRRVYKMLHLDEKQLKAMHTRTNLRRLLEYVANSQVEKISKMCSKGLDPNFHCQETGETPLTLATGLKKPSKVIIALVNGGALLDYRTKEGLTAMHRAVEKNSLEAVQTLLELGASPNYKDTKGLTPLYYSVIYKTDPMLCETLLHDHASIGAQDLQGWQEVHQACRNNLVQHLDHLLFYGADMNARNASGNTPLHVCAVNNTDASCIRQLLFRGAQKDSLNYANQTPYQVAVIAGNMELAEVIKNYQLEEVVLFKGPPRYNPKRRSIAFGSGMTTSCSAMNLGTLTRIPTTSEATSCGGGTLTRTISIDQYSSSGTLTRLPIVDQQSSCNSSTSSKSQTPSTEQYTCSSLSRTPSNDSQQNNQQKYNGITRAESHHSCLNRLPSIDTIICDSNNQRIPSSDKKSNPMDKLSYTLEQSTINHLTRNEHLQNNINRLPSSSSSSSEYQTPALRDPNLRSPNVEHYQNLRIEGLTRLQEHRIDLKHRLDIHSRTMEMPPSPSPSSRSLAPFSSASSSLSDGSNQPSNEDSASIVTDKSLGDTASDVISDSSGVGTSQSDTTNSLSIPGTTVVCVESYSSGISGHISINQGDIIEVTGSTDCGLLEGVLRGQGTGLFPAHCVQEVRLRHTNIPMGPQIIRDGGIRHRVAGRRESQHKYFATAPRMKKPISMCSVTSEPRTVVLHKSTKSFGFILRGAKTTPSILMGLTPAAQYLDDVSPGGVADLAGLRKGDFLVQINGEDVTTSSHESVVELIKKSGELVRMTVVSPVANITNSQSAAALPTSQSIQRQYATLPRKTNNNIPMSGTLGRSPAPMPPRRDPKTTLSVGRARARSMVAGLEGGGGGGGSSAGDKDDRDDIVSTGGKSSSAESIHMPQQPSTGSNTGQNTPVQPRTASIRSRPTSSRITAAELQELFQRQQGSTSDQYGTNMMSSHFQSGTMTKSHPSSPAKNGRVYASVAEMKRKGKSSSRIRFFGGLGGGSDLHREFHSTPDLNIQGQSSFIGAKGHRSQEDVNGIISRNCLPPPNHPPPPPPVGQVIKVNIGATPTDAITPASVYDNMAHIQQVKELAAASAECAYGVMSSFRPANNAKLYASPEDMKNVGYRSHSLPGTTSSRSHLRKSHSLRSPNGTSVFKSPNSQQVSNTINGNTINNNNNNINNNINNNNNCGNQYAQPLKTNRSHSMTCNRENNNNKKKLISSSTSATNLSGGQVPPIPEPDYSLSESDDNDDNDHDEDEDDDDEEFDVGESEITKELEKAAARDKLESTRETSGNSNGSGSSSSGSSSLPHSFSVEEIQKVRTQLKSSKSHPNEFLLLNQQTQQQLVEDGDNSSSGVSSDQDVPVGPPTGFDDTSRNDNNNQLINDKDNNNINKRMNYSSGMLTRHAVSLAQLPPPIEADAEEQNNDLFVPPPPEFNAGPSGNNGDFVFAPPPQFCDNRQQQHQQKQQQQRVKIIGAIPKVGNNQVKPPTGRLQSQ; this is translated from the exons AGGTGGCCACTTGGTACAGG gaATTAAAGGAGAGCTTCAATTATGGTCTATTCTGTCCGCCAGTTAATGGAAAAGCTGGAAAATTTTTAGACGAAGAACGTCGTCTTGGAGATTATCCATTCAATGGTCCAGTTGGTTACTTGgag ctCAAATATAAAAGACGAGTTTACAAAATGTTACATCTTGATGAAAAACAACTCAAGGCAATGCATACGAGAACAAATCTTCGAAGATTACTTGAATATGTTGCAAATagtcaagttgaaaaaatatcaaaaatgtGTAGTAAAGGATTGGATCcaaattttcattgtcaagAAACTGGTG aAACTCCATTAACATTGGCAACtggtttaaaaaaaccatcaaaagTAATAATTGCATTGGTTAATGGTGGTGCATTGTTGGATTATAGAACAAAAGAAGGCTTAACAGCAATGCATCgtgctgttgaaaaaaatagtttagaaGCTGTTCAAACATTATTAGAACTTGGTGCAAGTCCAAATTATAAAGATACTAAAGGATTGACTCCTTTGTATTACagtgttatttataaaacagaTCCAATGCTTTGTGAAACATTACTTCATGATCATGCATCGATTGGAGCACAGGATCTTCAGGGTTGGCAAGAAGTACATcag GCATGCCGTAATAATCTTGTACAACACTtggatcatttattattttatggtgCTGATATGAATGCAAGAAATGCATCTGGTAATACACCACTTCATGTATGTGCTGTCAACAATACTGATGCATCTTGTATACGccaattattatttcgtggTGCTCAAAAAGACAGTTTAAATTACGCAAATCAAACACCATATCAAGTTGCCGTTATTGCTGGTAATATGGAACTTGCGGAAGTCATCAAAAATTATCAGCTTGAAGAAGTTG taCTATTTAAAGGACCACCACGTTACAATCCAAAACGTCGTTCAATTGCATTTGGTAGTGGAATGACAACAAGTTGTTCAGCAATGAATTTGGGTACATTAACAAGAATACCAACAACAAGTGAGGCAACATCATGTGGTGGTGGTACACTTACTCGAACAATATCAATTGATCAATATTCATCATCAGGAACATTAACTAGATTACCAATTGTTGATCAACAATCAAGTTGTAATAGTAGTACAAGTAGTAAAAGTCAAACACCGTCCACAGAACAATATACATGTTCATCATTGAGTAGAACACCGTCCAATGATAGCcaacaaaataatcaacaaaaatataatggaATAACACGAGCTGAATCACATCATAGTTGTTTAAATCGTTTACCGTCCATTGATACAATTATTTGTGATTCGAATAATCAAAGAATACCGTCCTCTGATAAAAAATCTAATCCAATGGATAAATTAAGTTACACATTGGaacaatcaacaattaatcatttaacaAGAAATGaacatttacaaaataatatcaatagattaccatcatcatcatcatcatcatccgaGTACCAGACACCAGCATTACGTGATCCAAATTTGAG atcaCCGAATGTGGAGCATTATCAAAATCTTCGAATAGAGGGATTAACAAGACTTCAAGAGCATCGAATTGATTTAAAACATCGTTTGGATATACACAGTCGAACAATGGAGATGccaccatcaccatcaccatccAGTCGTAGTCTAGCACCATTTAGTTCAGCAAGTTCGAGTTTATCTGATGGAAGTAATCAACCATCAAATGAAGACTCTGCAAGCATTGTCACAG ATAAAAGTTTGGGTGATACTGCATCTGATGTTATTAGTGACAGTTCAGGAGTTGGTACATCACAATCAGACACAACAAATTCACTTTCAATACCTGGTACAACAGTGGTATGTGTTGAAAGTTACAGTAGTGGAATATCTGGACATATATCTATTAATCAGGGTGATATTATTgaag ttactGGCTCAACAGACTGTGGTCTACTTGAGGGTGTACTTAGAGGTCAAGGTACAGGATTATTTCCTGCTCATTGTGTTCAAGAAGTACGTCTCAGACATACAAATATACCAATGGGTCCACAAATAATACGTGATGGAGGAATACGTCATAGAGTTGCTGGACGTCGTGAATCACAACATAAATACTTTGCAACAGCACCAAGAATGAAGAAACC taTTTCAATGTGCAGTGTAACATCAGAACCAAGAACAGTTGTTCTtcataaatcaacaaaaagttttggttttattttacgtGGTGCTAAAACAACACCATCAATATTAATGGGTCTTACACCAGCAGCACAATATCTTGATGATGTTAGTCCTGGTGGAGTTGCTGATTTAGCAGGTTTAAGAAAAGGAGATTTTCTTGTACag ATTAACGGTGAAGATGTAACAACATCATCACATGAATCTGTTGttgaattgattaaaaaatctgGTGAATTAGTAAGAATGACTGTTGTGTCACCAGTTGCAAATATAACAAATTCACAATCAGCAGCAGCATTACCAACTAGTCAATCAATTCAAAGACAATATGCAACATTACCacgtaaaacaaataataatattccaaTGAGTGGTACATTGGGTAGATCACCAGCACCAATGCCACCAAGAAGAGATCCAAAAACAACTCTGAGTGTTGGACGTGCTAGAGCAAGATCTATGGTTGCTGGTTtag aaggtggaggtggtggtggtggtagtagtGCTGGTGATAAAGATGACAGAGATGATATTGTCTCAACTGGTGGTAAATCAAGTAGTGCAGAGTCAATTCACATGCCACAACAGCCATCAACTGGTTCAAACACTGGTCAAAATACACCAGTACAACCAAGAACAGCTAGTATCAGATCAAGACCAACATCAAGTAGAATAACTGCAGCTGAATTACAA GAATTATTTCAACGACAACAGGGAAGTACGAGTGATCAGTATGGCACAAACATGATGAGTTCTCACTTTCAGAGTGGAACTATGACTAAATCACATCCCTCATCACCAGCTAAAAATGGCAGGGTCTATGCAAGTGTTGCTGAGATGAAACGAAAGGGCAAA tCAAGTTCACGTATACGTTTCTTTGGTGGTCTTGGAGGTGGCTCAGATCTCCACAGAGAATTTCACAGTACACcagatttaaatattcaaggtCAATCATCATTTATTGGTGCAAAAGGTCATCGTAGTCAAGAGGATGTTAATGGAATAATAAGTAGAAATTGTTTACCACCACCAAATcatccaccaccaccaccaccagttGGTCAAGTTATTAAAGTTAATATTGGTGCAACACCAACAGATGCCATAACACCAGCATCAGTTTATGATAATATGGCACATATACAACAAGTCAAAg aaCTTGCAGCAGCTTCAGCTGAATGTGCATACGGTGTTATGTCAAGTTTTAGACCAGCAAACAATGCTAAATTATATGCATCACCAGAAGATATGAAAAATGTTGGTTATCGTTCACATAGTTTACCTGGAACAACATCATCACGATCACATTTACGAAAATCACACAGTCTTAGATCACCAAATGGTACATCAGTATTTAAATCACCAAATTCACAACAAGTATCAAACACAATTAATGGAAAtacaattaacaataataataataatataaataataatataaataataataataattgtggtaATCAATATGCTCAACCATTAAAAACAAATCGTAGTCACAGTATGACATGTAatcgtgaaaataataataataaaaaaaaattaataagttcAAGTACATCAGCAACAAATTTATCTGGTGGTCAAGTACCACCAATACCAGAGCCAGATTATAGTCTATCAGAAtcagatgataatgatgataatgatcatGATGaggatgaagatgatgatgatgaagaatttGATGTTGGTGAAtctgaaataacaaaagaattaGAAAAAGCAGCAGCAAGAGATAAACTTGAATCGACGAGAGAAACATCTGGTAATTCAAATGGTTCTGGTAGTAGCTCATCTGGTAGTAGTTCATTACCACATTCATTTAGTGTTGAAGAAATACAAAAAGTTAGAACacaattaaaatcatcaaaaagtcatccaaatgaatttttattattaaatcaacaaacacAACAACAACTAGTTGAAGATGGTGACAATAGTTCAAGTGGTGTTAGCTCAGATCAAGATGTACCAGTTGGTCCACCAACTGGTTTTGATGATACATCtagaaatgataataataatcaattaattaatgataaagataataataatattaataaaagaatGAATTATTCAAGTGGTATGCTTACAAGACATGCTGTTAGTTTAGCACAATTACCACCACCAATTGAAGCTGATGCTGAAgaacaaaataatgatttatttgtaccaccaccaccagaaTTTAATGCTGGACCATCTGGTAATAATGGAGATTTTGTATTTGCACCACCACCACAATTTTGTGACAatcgacaacaacaacatcaacaaaaacaacaacaacaacgagtTAAAATTATTGGGGCAATACCAAAGGTTGGCAATAATCAGGTTAAACCACCAACTGGACGTTTACAAAGccagtaa
- the LOC122859028 gene encoding SH3 and multiple ankyrin repeat domains protein 3-like isoform X4, with product MDHQNQTSEIGSVMSGGHTGQMAQGQDDTGPIDDGVLLARVHVPELYVSKCLQFPKDQLVWDVKQQCLASLPKEVATWYRELKESFNYGLFCPPVNGKAGKFLDEERRLGDYPFNGPVGYLELKYKRRVYKMLHLDEKQLKAMHTRTNLRRLLEYVANSQVEKISKMCSKGLDPNFHCQETGETPLTLATGLKKPSKVIIALVNGGALLDYRTKEGLTAMHRAVEKNSLEAVQTLLELGASPNYKDTKGLTPLYYSVIYKTDPMLCETLLHDHASIGAQDLQGWQEVHQACRNNLVQHLDHLLFYGADMNARNASGNTPLHVCAVNNTDASCIRQLLFRGAQKDSLNYANQTPYQVAVIAGNMELAEVIKNYQLEEVVLFKGPPRYNPKRRSIAFGSGMTTSCSAMNLGTLTRIPTTSEATSCGGGTLTRTISIDQYSSSGTLTRLPIVDQQSSCNSSTSSKSQTPSTEQYTCSSLSRTPSNDSQQNNQQKYNGITRAESHHSCLNRLPSIDTIICDSNNQRIPSSDKKSNPMDKLSYTLEQSTINHLTRNEHLQNNINRLPSSSSSSSEYQTPALRDPNLRSPNVEHYQNLRIEGLTRLQEHRIDLKHRLDIHSRTMEMPPSPSPSSRSLAPFSSASSSLSDGSNQPSNEDSASIVTDKSLGDTASDVISDSSGVGTSQSDTTNSLSIPGTTVVCVESYSSGISGHISINQGDIIEVTGSTDCGLLEGVLRGQGTGLFPAHCVQEVRLRHTNIPMGPQIIRDGGIRHRVAGRRESQHKYFATAPRMKKPISMCSVTSEPRTVVLHKSTKSFGFILRGAKTTPSILMGLTPAAQYLDDVSPGGVADLAGLRKGDFLVQINGEDVTTSSHESVVELIKKSGELVRMTVVSPVANITNSQSAAALPTSQSIQRQYATLPRKTNNNIPMSGTLGRSPAPMPPRRDPKTTLSVGRARARSMVAGLEGGGGGGGSSAGDKDDRDDIVSTGGKSSSAESIHMPQQPSTGSNTGQNTPVQPRTASIRSRPTSSRITAAELQSSSRIRFFGGLGGGSDLHREFHSTPDLNIQGQSSFIGAKGHRSQEDVNGIISRNCLPPPNHPPPPPPVGQVIKVNIGATPTDAITPASVYDNMAHIQQVKELAAASAECAYGVMSSFRPANNAKLYASPEDMKNVGYRSHSLPGTTSSRSHLRKSHSLRSPNGTSVFKSPNSQQVSNTINGNTINNNNNNINNNINNNNNCGNQYAQPLKTNRSHSMTCNRENNNNKKKLISSSTSATNLSGGQVPPIPEPDYSLSESDDNDDNDHDEDEDDDDEEFDVGESEITKELEKAAARDKLESTRETSGNSNGSGSSSSGSSSLPHSFSVEEIQKVRTQLKSSKSHPNEFLLLNQQTQQQLVEDGDNSSSGVSSDQDVPVGPPTGFDDTSRNDNNNQLINDKDNNNINKRMNYSSGMLTRHAVSLAQLPPPIEADAEEQNNDLFVPPPPEFNAGPSGNNGDFVFAPPPQFCDNRQQQHQQKQQQQRVKIIGAIPKVGNNQVKPPTGRLQSQ from the exons AGGTGGCCACTTGGTACAGG gaATTAAAGGAGAGCTTCAATTATGGTCTATTCTGTCCGCCAGTTAATGGAAAAGCTGGAAAATTTTTAGACGAAGAACGTCGTCTTGGAGATTATCCATTCAATGGTCCAGTTGGTTACTTGgag ctCAAATATAAAAGACGAGTTTACAAAATGTTACATCTTGATGAAAAACAACTCAAGGCAATGCATACGAGAACAAATCTTCGAAGATTACTTGAATATGTTGCAAATagtcaagttgaaaaaatatcaaaaatgtGTAGTAAAGGATTGGATCcaaattttcattgtcaagAAACTGGTG aAACTCCATTAACATTGGCAACtggtttaaaaaaaccatcaaaagTAATAATTGCATTGGTTAATGGTGGTGCATTGTTGGATTATAGAACAAAAGAAGGCTTAACAGCAATGCATCgtgctgttgaaaaaaatagtttagaaGCTGTTCAAACATTATTAGAACTTGGTGCAAGTCCAAATTATAAAGATACTAAAGGATTGACTCCTTTGTATTACagtgttatttataaaacagaTCCAATGCTTTGTGAAACATTACTTCATGATCATGCATCGATTGGAGCACAGGATCTTCAGGGTTGGCAAGAAGTACATcag GCATGCCGTAATAATCTTGTACAACACTtggatcatttattattttatggtgCTGATATGAATGCAAGAAATGCATCTGGTAATACACCACTTCATGTATGTGCTGTCAACAATACTGATGCATCTTGTATACGccaattattatttcgtggTGCTCAAAAAGACAGTTTAAATTACGCAAATCAAACACCATATCAAGTTGCCGTTATTGCTGGTAATATGGAACTTGCGGAAGTCATCAAAAATTATCAGCTTGAAGAAGTTG taCTATTTAAAGGACCACCACGTTACAATCCAAAACGTCGTTCAATTGCATTTGGTAGTGGAATGACAACAAGTTGTTCAGCAATGAATTTGGGTACATTAACAAGAATACCAACAACAAGTGAGGCAACATCATGTGGTGGTGGTACACTTACTCGAACAATATCAATTGATCAATATTCATCATCAGGAACATTAACTAGATTACCAATTGTTGATCAACAATCAAGTTGTAATAGTAGTACAAGTAGTAAAAGTCAAACACCGTCCACAGAACAATATACATGTTCATCATTGAGTAGAACACCGTCCAATGATAGCcaacaaaataatcaacaaaaatataatggaATAACACGAGCTGAATCACATCATAGTTGTTTAAATCGTTTACCGTCCATTGATACAATTATTTGTGATTCGAATAATCAAAGAATACCGTCCTCTGATAAAAAATCTAATCCAATGGATAAATTAAGTTACACATTGGaacaatcaacaattaatcatttaacaAGAAATGaacatttacaaaataatatcaatagattaccatcatcatcatcatcatcatccgaGTACCAGACACCAGCATTACGTGATCCAAATTTGAG atcaCCGAATGTGGAGCATTATCAAAATCTTCGAATAGAGGGATTAACAAGACTTCAAGAGCATCGAATTGATTTAAAACATCGTTTGGATATACACAGTCGAACAATGGAGATGccaccatcaccatcaccatccAGTCGTAGTCTAGCACCATTTAGTTCAGCAAGTTCGAGTTTATCTGATGGAAGTAATCAACCATCAAATGAAGACTCTGCAAGCATTGTCACAG ATAAAAGTTTGGGTGATACTGCATCTGATGTTATTAGTGACAGTTCAGGAGTTGGTACATCACAATCAGACACAACAAATTCACTTTCAATACCTGGTACAACAGTGGTATGTGTTGAAAGTTACAGTAGTGGAATATCTGGACATATATCTATTAATCAGGGTGATATTATTgaag ttactGGCTCAACAGACTGTGGTCTACTTGAGGGTGTACTTAGAGGTCAAGGTACAGGATTATTTCCTGCTCATTGTGTTCAAGAAGTACGTCTCAGACATACAAATATACCAATGGGTCCACAAATAATACGTGATGGAGGAATACGTCATAGAGTTGCTGGACGTCGTGAATCACAACATAAATACTTTGCAACAGCACCAAGAATGAAGAAACC taTTTCAATGTGCAGTGTAACATCAGAACCAAGAACAGTTGTTCTtcataaatcaacaaaaagttttggttttattttacgtGGTGCTAAAACAACACCATCAATATTAATGGGTCTTACACCAGCAGCACAATATCTTGATGATGTTAGTCCTGGTGGAGTTGCTGATTTAGCAGGTTTAAGAAAAGGAGATTTTCTTGTACag ATTAACGGTGAAGATGTAACAACATCATCACATGAATCTGTTGttgaattgattaaaaaatctgGTGAATTAGTAAGAATGACTGTTGTGTCACCAGTTGCAAATATAACAAATTCACAATCAGCAGCAGCATTACCAACTAGTCAATCAATTCAAAGACAATATGCAACATTACCacgtaaaacaaataataatattccaaTGAGTGGTACATTGGGTAGATCACCAGCACCAATGCCACCAAGAAGAGATCCAAAAACAACTCTGAGTGTTGGACGTGCTAGAGCAAGATCTATGGTTGCTGGTTtag aaggtggaggtggtggtggtggtagtagtGCTGGTGATAAAGATGACAGAGATGATATTGTCTCAACTGGTGGTAAATCAAGTAGTGCAGAGTCAATTCACATGCCACAACAGCCATCAACTGGTTCAAACACTGGTCAAAATACACCAGTACAACCAAGAACAGCTAGTATCAGATCAAGACCAACATCAAGTAGAATAACTGCAGCTGAATTACAA tCAAGTTCACGTATACGTTTCTTTGGTGGTCTTGGAGGTGGCTCAGATCTCCACAGAGAATTTCACAGTACACcagatttaaatattcaaggtCAATCATCATTTATTGGTGCAAAAGGTCATCGTAGTCAAGAGGATGTTAATGGAATAATAAGTAGAAATTGTTTACCACCACCAAATcatccaccaccaccaccaccagttGGTCAAGTTATTAAAGTTAATATTGGTGCAACACCAACAGATGCCATAACACCAGCATCAGTTTATGATAATATGGCACATATACAACAAGTCAAAg aaCTTGCAGCAGCTTCAGCTGAATGTGCATACGGTGTTATGTCAAGTTTTAGACCAGCAAACAATGCTAAATTATATGCATCACCAGAAGATATGAAAAATGTTGGTTATCGTTCACATAGTTTACCTGGAACAACATCATCACGATCACATTTACGAAAATCACACAGTCTTAGATCACCAAATGGTACATCAGTATTTAAATCACCAAATTCACAACAAGTATCAAACACAATTAATGGAAAtacaattaacaataataataataatataaataataatataaataataataataattgtggtaATCAATATGCTCAACCATTAAAAACAAATCGTAGTCACAGTATGACATGTAatcgtgaaaataataataataaaaaaaaattaataagttcAAGTACATCAGCAACAAATTTATCTGGTGGTCAAGTACCACCAATACCAGAGCCAGATTATAGTCTATCAGAAtcagatgataatgatgataatgatcatGATGaggatgaagatgatgatgatgaagaatttGATGTTGGTGAAtctgaaataacaaaagaattaGAAAAAGCAGCAGCAAGAGATAAACTTGAATCGACGAGAGAAACATCTGGTAATTCAAATGGTTCTGGTAGTAGCTCATCTGGTAGTAGTTCATTACCACATTCATTTAGTGTTGAAGAAATACAAAAAGTTAGAACacaattaaaatcatcaaaaagtcatccaaatgaatttttattattaaatcaacaaacacAACAACAACTAGTTGAAGATGGTGACAATAGTTCAAGTGGTGTTAGCTCAGATCAAGATGTACCAGTTGGTCCACCAACTGGTTTTGATGATACATCtagaaatgataataataatcaattaattaatgataaagataataataatattaataaaagaatGAATTATTCAAGTGGTATGCTTACAAGACATGCTGTTAGTTTAGCACAATTACCACCACCAATTGAAGCTGATGCTGAAgaacaaaataatgatttatttgtaccaccaccaccagaaTTTAATGCTGGACCATCTGGTAATAATGGAGATTTTGTATTTGCACCACCACCACAATTTTGTGACAatcgacaacaacaacatcaacaaaaacaacaacaacaacgagtTAAAATTATTGGGGCAATACCAAAGGTTGGCAATAATCAGGTTAAACCACCAACTGGACGTTTACAAAGccagtaa